In Terriglobus sp. TAA 43, a single window of DNA contains:
- a CDS encoding cupredoxin domain-containing protein, whose product MLKQSLSAAIGGILLLVPSLHSLVQADQTPQTIQITAHRFAFAPNDVTLKVNQPAVLVFQSEDVTHGMHFDDLDINATIAKGTGATVKLTPDKIGDFVGHCAVFCGVGHGDMSFTIHVVQ is encoded by the coding sequence ATGCTGAAGCAATCCTTGAGTGCTGCGATCGGTGGAATATTGTTGCTGGTGCCGTCGCTCCACAGCCTCGTGCAGGCAGACCAAACCCCACAAACGATCCAGATCACGGCACACCGCTTTGCGTTTGCTCCGAACGACGTCACGTTGAAAGTAAACCAGCCTGCGGTGTTGGTCTTTCAGAGTGAAGATGTGACACATGGCATGCATTTCGATGACCTTGATATCAACGCAACGATCGCGAAGGGGACTGGGGCAACGGTAAAGCTGACGCCCGATAAGATCGGCGATTTTGTAGGACATTGTGCTGTGTTCTGTGGGGTCGGCCATGGCGATATGTCATTCACAATCCACGTCGTGCAATAG
- a CDS encoding WecB/TagA/CpsF family glycosyltransferase, whose product MEALRSAPFGQCYSEASLLFPDGAPVAWVGRGQGEKHMERVAGPEFMLKLFGDPRFHGATHFLYGGDEGVAELLRQRLSEQFPHAKFAGTFTPPFRNLTTDESDALVEMIARLKPDIIWVGIGCPKQELFMQQFLPRMETVLMFGVGAAFDFHTGRLKDSPQWIKDAGLQWVHRLVQDPRRLWRRYIISNTHFLLALLRQKLFKQTVKERKPRPAQNEKYGVTEERHPSYGDVTATSPKRITVGDAGSGR is encoded by the coding sequence ATGGAGGCCCTCCGCAGCGCTCCGTTCGGTCAGTGTTATTCCGAAGCATCGCTCTTGTTCCCGGATGGCGCACCTGTAGCGTGGGTTGGGCGTGGCCAGGGTGAGAAGCACATGGAGCGTGTGGCAGGGCCGGAGTTTATGTTGAAGCTCTTTGGCGATCCTCGTTTTCATGGCGCTACGCATTTTCTCTACGGCGGTGACGAAGGTGTAGCGGAACTTCTTCGGCAACGGCTTTCTGAACAATTCCCGCACGCGAAATTTGCGGGAACGTTCACACCTCCATTCCGTAACCTCACCACAGACGAGAGTGATGCATTGGTAGAGATGATCGCGCGTCTTAAGCCAGACATCATCTGGGTCGGCATCGGATGTCCAAAGCAAGAGTTGTTCATGCAGCAATTTCTGCCACGAATGGAGACGGTGCTGATGTTCGGCGTGGGTGCGGCCTTTGACTTCCACACGGGGCGGCTGAAGGATTCACCGCAGTGGATAAAGGATGCCGGGCTACAATGGGTGCATCGATTGGTGCAGGATCCGCGTAGGCTTTGGAGACGCTACATCATTAGCAACACACACTTTCTGCTCGCCCTACTGCGACAGAAGCTCTTCAAACAGACAGTGAAAGAACGGAAGCCGCGTCCCGCGCAGAATGAAAAGTATGGTGTGACAGAAGAAAGACATCCTTCTTACGGAGACGTGACAGCGACTTCTCCCAAGCGCATTACGGTTGGAGATGCCGGATCGGGAAGATAA
- a CDS encoding glycosyltransferase family 1 protein has product MRVVVPVVSSANAMSGVMRHAINMIRSLLLIEQVEHVHVVAGQWQRYVSEFLPDHPKLSVEMARIRSDIFSRNFWYAVELPRTVRRYNADLAHYSYPAPLQQTAMSVPVVVTLHDLYPHDLPENFGPIKASFNRMLLHHCLVSADAIACVSHSTLDRLSRVHPLLSLRSAHVIPNCVYEMDAKANAPSGLSDPFMLCVAQHRRNKNLLVLLQAFVRLRSMVNVDPRLRLVIVGIEGPETNAIKSFIDEHKLRQHVLLKSGLSEGNLRWCYRECRVLVAPSVVEGFGLPIAEALLEGCRVVCSDIPSFREVGRRHCRYVHLGDDAVSRFADAMFEECSQPKPEAVALPQYSLKTIARQYAELYESVSVQNRRKISRECNAVEHVKGQVGV; this is encoded by the coding sequence GTGCGAGTTGTAGTTCCAGTCGTCTCGTCCGCGAACGCCATGTCTGGCGTAATGCGCCACGCCATCAATATGATTCGATCGCTGCTGCTGATCGAACAGGTAGAACACGTCCATGTGGTCGCGGGCCAATGGCAGCGGTATGTTTCGGAATTCCTTCCGGATCACCCAAAGCTTTCAGTGGAGATGGCCAGAATTCGCAGCGATATCTTCTCGCGCAACTTTTGGTACGCAGTGGAATTGCCCCGCACGGTGCGCCGATACAACGCAGATCTGGCGCACTACTCCTACCCCGCGCCATTGCAGCAAACGGCAATGAGCGTGCCTGTTGTAGTGACACTGCATGATCTGTATCCGCATGATTTGCCCGAAAATTTTGGGCCGATCAAGGCTTCGTTCAATAGGATGCTTCTTCACCACTGCCTTGTCTCAGCCGATGCGATTGCTTGTGTCTCGCATAGCACTCTGGATCGCCTTTCGCGTGTACATCCTCTGCTGTCGTTACGGTCTGCTCATGTGATTCCCAATTGTGTCTATGAAATGGACGCGAAAGCAAACGCGCCATCGGGCCTGAGCGACCCTTTTATGCTTTGCGTGGCACAGCACCGTCGCAATAAAAATCTGCTCGTATTGCTGCAAGCTTTTGTACGTCTGCGGTCGATGGTGAACGTCGATCCGCGGCTTCGATTGGTCATCGTAGGAATCGAAGGACCGGAAACGAATGCCATCAAGAGTTTTATTGACGAGCACAAACTGCGACAGCATGTGCTTCTGAAGAGCGGTCTCTCGGAGGGAAACCTTCGTTGGTGTTACCGCGAATGTCGAGTGCTGGTGGCGCCTTCGGTCGTAGAGGGATTCGGGTTGCCGATTGCCGAGGCTCTGCTCGAAGGATGTCGCGTGGTGTGTTCGGATATCCCGTCGTTCCGGGAAGTGGGGAGACGTCATTGTCGCTATGTGCATTTGGGTGACGATGCTGTTTCTCGTTTTGCCGACGCAATGTTTGAAGAGTGTAGTCAGCCAAAACCGGAAGCGGTGGCGCTGCCTCAGTACAGCCTCAAAACGATTGCGCGCCAGTACGCGGAACTATATGAGTCGGTATCGGTGCAAAACCGCCGCAAGATATCGAGAGAGTGCAATGCAGTCGAGCATGTGAAGGGACAGGTGGGGGTATGA
- a CDS encoding O-antigen ligase, with translation MSVEGVMFVEESRREAPALPSIAQWSGFLYAARVMTVLLAVRLFGMEAETGVAISLVASFGLFLMGLLTARPAAVMTLAELRTTSPGRAVLLYLVVTGTSLIWTVAASKAAAAAFWLAMMCDVAIVALQARQHTATEVADAVFRGFVYGTVFVAVIAWLLPAQSDMRLGDEELLGPNQIGWPCALAFFFAQYLLRRHIQRRWKVCLVLFGVTLLRSLSKTTIVAFVLAQGYLLLVNSGLTRKAKVKILCLCIGTLLVFTPLLISYFTSYADSTSAESLTGRIGIWTYMLAEAVERPWFGHGFHSVWKVIPPFYSSGFQARHAHNELLQQFYAYGAIGITMTVAIYATIVRSVRSLSDVSTRQIFAGLFLLTLIRGFADTEAFDLSWPLWLLVLLGALTLEQMKTKEVIPCEL, from the coding sequence ATGAGCGTCGAGGGAGTCATGTTCGTGGAAGAGTCGCGACGGGAGGCGCCTGCTCTCCCTTCCATTGCTCAATGGAGCGGGTTTTTGTATGCCGCGAGGGTGATGACAGTCTTACTAGCTGTACGACTGTTTGGCATGGAGGCGGAGACAGGCGTCGCCATAAGTCTCGTTGCGAGCTTTGGCTTGTTTCTAATGGGGCTCTTAACCGCGCGTCCGGCAGCGGTAATGACGCTTGCGGAATTGCGCACGACTTCGCCCGGCCGTGCGGTTCTGCTGTATCTGGTTGTAACAGGCACTAGCCTCATCTGGACGGTAGCAGCTTCCAAAGCCGCAGCGGCGGCATTCTGGCTGGCAATGATGTGCGATGTTGCCATCGTCGCTCTACAGGCTCGTCAGCATACTGCTACGGAAGTGGCGGATGCGGTATTTCGTGGCTTCGTGTATGGAACTGTCTTTGTCGCGGTCATCGCGTGGTTGTTACCCGCGCAAAGTGACATGCGGCTGGGCGATGAAGAATTGCTGGGACCGAATCAGATCGGCTGGCCCTGTGCTCTTGCGTTCTTTTTTGCGCAGTACCTTCTTCGCCGCCATATACAGAGACGATGGAAGGTCTGCCTTGTATTGTTTGGTGTCACGCTACTGCGCAGTCTTAGTAAAACGACGATTGTTGCGTTTGTGTTGGCACAGGGCTACTTGCTCCTGGTGAATTCCGGTCTGACACGTAAGGCTAAGGTGAAGATTCTCTGCCTGTGCATCGGCACTCTCCTGGTTTTCACACCGTTGTTGATCTCGTACTTCACTTCCTATGCAGACAGCACCTCAGCAGAATCGCTTACGGGGCGCATCGGCATCTGGACGTACATGCTTGCAGAAGCCGTGGAGCGCCCCTGGTTCGGGCACGGCTTTCACTCCGTGTGGAAGGTGATCCCGCCCTTCTATAGCAGCGGCTTTCAAGCACGCCACGCACACAACGAACTACTGCAGCAATTCTATGCATATGGTGCCATTGGCATCACCATGACAGTTGCAATCTACGCGACCATCGTGCGGTCGGTGCGCTCGCTGAGTGATGTCTCAACGAGACAGATATTTGCGGGGCTATTTCTGCTGACACTCATACGGGGATTCGCTGATACGGAAGCATTCGATCTCTCCTGGCCGCTGTGGCTTCTTGTCCTGCTGGGCGCACTGACGCTGGAGCAAATGAAAACAAAGGAGGTGATCCCGTGCGAGTTGTAG
- a CDS encoding lipopolysaccharide biosynthesis protein, translating into MKGQIQNVFYGVLDYVAFPAVMLLVAPMLMRKLGVDGYGLWSVMAAVVSATSIIASGFGDAAIKQVSQDRAKDRSAVSVTVRTLFMVSCVLAALFVLAIVAVSPWIAMRIAHGNALLRVDCRYSLLLVAVLIMQRAIESTFISTQRAYERYGAAVRISIFARIGSLIAGTLMASLFPRVWCVLLVTALCNVAATVVQHRRLRELLDMQQLRPLWNADAMMLLFRFGKYSWLLALSGVVFSQLDRLFLGMWLGAPVIAAYAICAQIAQPIYGVSAAGLHFLFPYLSHRAAAGSSANLGRSIALAAAANILFAIVAGLVLQTVGLRFLALLGRSGLNGDSRHLLAALVWSSSLLAISVVPTYALYALDRVQLVTLANVLGAFACIACMAALGSRFGVTGIAFARLAYGFICILLYLPLWYALKHRTSPIPALHAVCEEV; encoded by the coding sequence ATGAAAGGTCAGATACAGAACGTGTTTTATGGCGTGCTGGACTATGTGGCGTTTCCGGCGGTGATGCTGCTCGTCGCTCCAATGCTGATGCGCAAACTCGGCGTGGACGGCTATGGTCTGTGGTCTGTCATGGCCGCTGTTGTAAGTGCTACCAGCATCATTGCGTCAGGATTTGGCGACGCTGCGATCAAGCAGGTAAGCCAGGATCGCGCGAAAGATCGATCTGCGGTGTCGGTTACAGTGCGAACACTATTCATGGTCAGCTGCGTTCTTGCCGCATTGTTTGTCTTGGCGATTGTTGCAGTGTCGCCATGGATTGCGATGCGGATAGCGCATGGCAACGCCCTTCTTCGCGTGGACTGTAGATACAGCCTGCTTCTGGTTGCTGTGTTGATCATGCAGCGCGCCATAGAGAGTACCTTCATAAGCACGCAGCGCGCTTATGAGCGCTATGGTGCTGCCGTCCGCATCAGCATCTTTGCCCGGATTGGTTCGCTGATTGCCGGAACATTGATGGCCAGCCTGTTTCCTCGAGTGTGGTGTGTGCTGCTTGTCACTGCACTGTGCAACGTCGCGGCGACCGTAGTGCAACACCGTCGCTTACGTGAGTTGCTCGATATGCAGCAGCTGCGTCCGCTTTGGAATGCGGACGCAATGATGCTTCTCTTCCGATTTGGAAAGTACAGTTGGTTGCTCGCATTGTCTGGAGTCGTTTTTAGCCAGCTGGATCGGCTTTTTCTTGGGATGTGGCTTGGTGCGCCAGTGATCGCTGCATATGCAATATGCGCACAGATTGCGCAACCCATCTATGGCGTTTCTGCTGCGGGTCTCCATTTTCTTTTCCCTTATCTTTCACATCGCGCCGCGGCGGGCTCGTCCGCAAACCTGGGCCGATCCATTGCGCTTGCGGCTGCAGCCAATATCCTCTTTGCCATCGTCGCGGGGCTCGTATTACAGACCGTTGGTTTGCGATTCCTTGCGCTCCTGGGTCGTTCTGGTCTGAATGGTGATTCGCGGCATCTGCTCGCGGCGCTGGTGTGGAGTTCATCGCTGCTCGCCATCAGCGTGGTCCCCACGTATGCGCTGTACGCATTGGATCGGGTTCAACTGGTCACACTTGCCAATGTACTGGGGGCCTTCGCCTGTATTGCTTGTATGGCCGCCCTTGGATCGCGCTTTGGAGTAACCGGAATCGCCTTCGCCAGACTTGCGTATGGATTCATTTGCATCCTGCTTTATCTGCCACTGTGGTACGCGCTCAAGCACAGAACATCCCCAATTCCTGCACTGCACGCAGTTTGCGAGGAAGTATGA
- a CDS encoding lipopolysaccharide biosynthesis protein → MSELRTHPHTGIERIEFLFERRVLLGKIGVVVFALSLLTACLWPKTYTSSASIMPPGNGSVSAAMFAALAGRGSGGLSGLGSLAGSLLGVNNSSAIYIELLRSGTINGEIVDRFDLQNVYHKRYRVDTLKTLARHVQIQDDKKSDVITLVVEDHDPQRARDMAAAYLDGLNRLLNRTSTSSARQERIFVERRLVQARHDLEQAQLALSEFSSTHGTIDLKEQARAEVTSGAALQAQILVEESNISSMRQIYGDGNIRLRAAEARASALRAQLKRIEGSSAPLADISTDSISDTPAPSLRQLPRLAVPFADRYRDVQIQEKLFELLTEQFEMARISEAKDVPVLKVIDSPAVAEKKSFPPRALMTLALWLGVMSLVCFGLLLFDHVQEHRQDPRVLLMRRIAFSLIPLWGRR, encoded by the coding sequence GTGAGCGAGCTACGAACACACCCTCACACGGGCATCGAGCGCATTGAGTTTCTCTTCGAGCGTCGTGTGTTGTTGGGAAAAATTGGTGTGGTCGTTTTTGCACTTAGTCTGCTCACGGCGTGCCTGTGGCCCAAAACGTACACATCTTCTGCAAGCATCATGCCGCCGGGCAACGGCAGCGTGAGTGCCGCGATGTTTGCGGCACTTGCCGGCAGAGGTTCTGGAGGACTGAGCGGGCTGGGAAGTCTGGCAGGCAGCCTTCTGGGTGTTAACAACTCTTCGGCTATCTACATCGAACTTCTGCGAAGCGGCACGATTAACGGAGAGATTGTAGATCGCTTTGATCTGCAGAACGTGTATCACAAGCGTTATCGCGTGGACACACTGAAGACCCTGGCGCGCCATGTTCAGATACAAGACGACAAGAAGAGCGATGTCATCACGCTCGTGGTGGAGGACCATGACCCGCAGCGCGCACGTGACATGGCGGCTGCGTATCTGGATGGTCTCAACCGCCTACTGAACCGAACAAGCACATCGTCAGCCCGGCAGGAACGCATCTTTGTGGAACGCCGGTTGGTGCAGGCCCGGCACGATCTGGAGCAGGCACAGCTTGCGTTAAGCGAATTCTCCAGCACGCATGGGACGATCGATCTCAAAGAGCAGGCTCGTGCCGAGGTGACCTCCGGCGCAGCATTACAGGCGCAGATTCTGGTGGAAGAATCCAACATCAGTTCTATGCGCCAGATCTATGGCGATGGCAACATACGCCTGCGCGCTGCAGAGGCGCGTGCGTCCGCGTTGCGTGCCCAGTTGAAACGGATTGAGGGCAGCTCCGCCCCGCTTGCTGATATCTCAACGGACTCCATCTCCGACACGCCTGCGCCCTCATTGCGTCAGTTGCCTCGGCTTGCCGTCCCTTTTGCAGATCGGTATAGGGACGTGCAAATTCAGGAAAAACTGTTTGAGCTGCTGACAGAACAGTTTGAGATGGCCCGCATAAGCGAAGCGAAGGACGTCCCTGTTCTCAAGGTGATTGACTCTCCGGCGGTTGCCGAGAAAAAGTCCTTCCCACCACGTGCGCTAATGACACTGGCACTGTGGCTTGGCGTGATGTCGCTGGTGTGCTTTGGGCTGTTGCTGTTCGATCACGTGCAGGAGCATAGGCAGGACCCGCGCGTTCTACTCATGCGCCGCATCGCTTTCTCGCTAATTCCTTTATGGGGGCGGCGATGA
- a CDS encoding SLBB domain-containing protein, with translation MVAGHSTPALRHLASRPLSPILQQRLLLLNTVCDPTTTVQTLQTWQPRRWKQHLRWLDVGGIALTLHDAMLGQEMETVIPAEIRSRWQRDLQNNVQRMEELAAEACAIHSAFQRGHICYATLKGFSLAPLSVPRMELRSQVDLDFLVAEDDVLGAKQLLEARGYHLRAVSGRSWEFKANESAVLGWRDQYQPTAARIVELHVEARDAAHPLLPRIRWQRFQDVDMPVLHPADLYLGQGLHLFKHIHSEFFRVAHLLEFRRHTLARKNERSFFEDVRQAAADHPRAVQGLAVAIAVAESATGPFAPRDLQAWTTDKMPRGVRRWVQEYGPRSSAAMFPGSKNYLLLQRELEVASVTPRRTVHHSLLPRALPPAIIAPREQEPLRETYLRHRLQIWFLFFRARFHLVEGLRYLYEARRWNRGSLFLLVIVLLMFCGPAQAQQQPTDQSPLLYGPPSVAQDAQTTTSTVQPRRTTDVSAPSQYVPDTTTFTPRDSSSSATQIISFLQNTPDALIEVKQLLSDFAGQQGQPTSPDSITDEQVYSRIATNADFRRNVGTFLQARGFTVDTIEEPEDPSIPALNQSKVSSLESPDRTIQRPVPAKKETPEPSTEPRVLNRPTPYNLRSLHDLYTQVTDLNGPLKRFGADMFLRRDLATVRAMGAPTATSLPADDNYVLGPGDSVSIQMWGSNTQTLTRTVDRDGNLNLQDAGQAHVAGMSLRQAQETVANLMRPQFRDVRVSLSLGKLRSVRVYVVGDVQRPGAYELSAQSTVISALYAAGGPTAVGSLRVLRHYRGTLLLGEIDLYDFLLHGTQSEERLQSGDTLLVPPAGPQVAVSGAVKRPAIYELKGKTSLASLLEDAGSPTVTAELTHLTVERVRPNTQRETIDLALQDGSSSEQTHSAIEHFVVQDGDAVHVTPIEAYSRHVVYREGHVLHPGRVAWHDGMRLRDVLPSYRDMLPEPADRGEIIRLVPPDLHVETIEFHVSDVMIGNENPALQPLDTIRVQGRYDADAPKVSVDGEVLRPGTYPFSQGMTAAQLVRMAGGFTRGALLTSADLSSYTVVGATRVRDEQTTLRIGDAVLRSDLEADVALKPGDTLNVHRLTGWDDIGASIEVVGEVAHPGHYGFRQGEHLSSILKRAGGFLETSYSDGAVMTRPDVKVLEEKSRQELIRQIETSASAARTSSTVTPADGAAQLQLVQAQQDQIVASLKNQPASGRLVLHISNNITEWENTPADIEVRKDDKLMIPKRPGFVLISGQVYNASAIAFTPGKSADWYLHKAGGTTQVANRKEIFVIRANGSVVGRTSGGGLFHDDVLATKLTPGDVVVVPQKIIGASLFWRNLLTVAQISASIAFTAAVAGVL, from the coding sequence ATGGTTGCTGGACATTCGACACCTGCCTTGCGGCATCTCGCGTCGCGGCCGTTGTCGCCAATCCTGCAGCAGCGGTTGCTATTGCTGAACACTGTCTGCGATCCAACGACAACCGTTCAGACGCTGCAGACGTGGCAACCGCGGCGATGGAAACAACATCTGCGTTGGCTTGATGTTGGCGGTATTGCATTGACCCTGCACGACGCGATGCTGGGGCAGGAAATGGAAACCGTTATTCCAGCAGAGATTCGATCGAGATGGCAGCGCGATCTTCAGAACAATGTGCAGCGAATGGAAGAATTGGCAGCCGAGGCGTGCGCTATTCATTCAGCATTTCAACGTGGCCACATCTGTTACGCCACACTGAAAGGATTCTCGTTGGCGCCGCTGTCTGTTCCTCGAATGGAATTGCGGTCGCAGGTGGATCTGGACTTCTTGGTTGCTGAGGACGACGTCCTCGGCGCCAAGCAATTGCTTGAAGCGCGTGGATATCACCTGCGCGCAGTGAGCGGTCGAAGCTGGGAGTTCAAAGCGAATGAGAGTGCCGTGCTGGGTTGGCGAGACCAGTATCAACCCACTGCTGCGCGCATTGTTGAATTGCATGTAGAGGCTCGCGACGCGGCACATCCGCTTCTGCCGCGCATTCGTTGGCAGCGATTTCAAGATGTGGATATGCCTGTCCTGCATCCGGCTGATCTGTACTTGGGGCAGGGGCTTCATCTTTTCAAGCACATTCATTCGGAGTTCTTCCGCGTCGCGCATTTATTGGAATTCCGTCGGCATACTTTGGCGCGCAAGAACGAACGATCCTTTTTCGAAGATGTGCGTCAGGCGGCTGCGGATCATCCGCGAGCAGTGCAGGGGCTTGCTGTTGCCATTGCCGTGGCAGAAAGCGCAACGGGTCCTTTCGCCCCTCGCGATTTACAAGCCTGGACCACGGATAAGATGCCGCGGGGAGTGCGTCGATGGGTGCAGGAATACGGCCCAAGGTCCAGTGCTGCTATGTTTCCGGGCAGCAAAAACTATTTGTTGTTGCAGCGCGAACTTGAAGTAGCCAGCGTGACGCCGCGACGCACGGTTCATCACTCGCTGCTTCCACGTGCTTTGCCGCCAGCAATTATCGCGCCCAGAGAGCAAGAGCCATTACGCGAAACATATCTGCGGCATCGCTTGCAGATATGGTTTCTGTTCTTCCGCGCGCGCTTTCATCTCGTAGAGGGATTGCGCTATCTGTATGAGGCACGGCGATGGAATCGGGGAAGCTTGTTCCTACTTGTAATTGTGCTTTTGATGTTTTGCGGCCCCGCACAGGCCCAACAACAACCGACGGATCAAAGTCCTCTGCTATACGGTCCCCCATCGGTAGCACAGGATGCACAGACGACGACATCCACGGTGCAGCCCCGCCGCACAACAGATGTTTCCGCTCCCTCGCAGTACGTGCCGGATACAACAACGTTCACTCCGCGCGATTCATCGTCCAGCGCGACACAAATCATTTCCTTCCTGCAGAACACACCCGATGCGCTGATCGAAGTGAAACAGTTGCTAAGTGATTTTGCAGGACAGCAGGGGCAGCCGACTTCTCCCGACAGTATTACGGATGAACAGGTTTACAGCCGCATTGCAACGAATGCGGACTTTCGCAGAAATGTCGGTACGTTTCTGCAGGCGCGTGGCTTCACGGTGGACACCATTGAGGAGCCTGAAGACCCTTCGATCCCAGCTTTGAACCAGTCCAAGGTATCGAGCCTTGAGAGTCCTGATCGAACTATTCAGCGCCCTGTTCCGGCAAAGAAGGAGACGCCGGAGCCGTCCACAGAGCCGCGCGTCCTGAATCGTCCCACGCCGTATAACTTGCGATCGCTGCACGATCTATATACGCAGGTGACGGACCTTAATGGGCCGTTGAAGCGCTTTGGCGCGGATATGTTCCTTCGTCGCGATCTTGCGACGGTGCGCGCTATGGGGGCTCCAACTGCGACTTCATTGCCCGCTGATGACAACTACGTCCTGGGGCCGGGTGACAGCGTTTCGATACAGATGTGGGGCAGCAACACACAAACACTCACGCGTACTGTGGACCGCGATGGCAATCTCAATCTTCAGGATGCTGGTCAGGCTCATGTTGCAGGAATGAGCCTCAGGCAGGCACAGGAGACTGTTGCCAACCTGATGCGACCACAGTTTCGTGATGTGCGGGTGTCGCTCTCGCTCGGGAAGCTACGCAGTGTACGCGTGTATGTCGTTGGAGACGTTCAACGGCCTGGGGCTTATGAACTGAGTGCGCAGTCTACGGTCATTAGCGCGCTGTATGCAGCGGGTGGGCCGACGGCTGTTGGGTCGCTTCGTGTGTTACGTCACTATCGCGGCACGTTGTTGCTGGGAGAGATCGACCTCTACGATTTTCTGCTGCATGGCACCCAAAGTGAAGAACGCCTTCAGTCGGGCGATACGCTGCTGGTGCCTCCAGCAGGACCACAGGTGGCCGTGTCCGGCGCGGTCAAACGCCCCGCGATCTATGAGCTGAAGGGAAAGACCTCGCTAGCCTCTTTGCTTGAAGACGCGGGTTCACCGACAGTAACTGCGGAGCTCACACACCTCACGGTCGAACGTGTGCGTCCCAACACACAAAGAGAAACCATCGACCTGGCGTTGCAAGATGGGAGTTCGAGTGAGCAAACACATAGTGCGATAGAACACTTTGTCGTGCAGGATGGCGATGCCGTTCACGTTACTCCGATCGAGGCATACAGCCGGCATGTTGTCTATCGCGAAGGCCACGTGCTTCATCCTGGCCGCGTTGCGTGGCATGACGGTATGCGGCTTCGCGATGTTCTTCCGTCGTATCGTGACATGTTGCCGGAGCCAGCAGACCGTGGCGAGATCATTCGTCTTGTGCCACCGGATCTGCATGTGGAGACGATCGAATTCCACGTTTCGGACGTGATGATTGGAAATGAAAATCCTGCGCTGCAGCCGCTGGATACGATCCGCGTACAAGGTCGCTACGATGCTGATGCACCCAAGGTGTCAGTGGATGGTGAAGTACTGCGTCCGGGAACTTATCCGTTTTCGCAGGGCATGACCGCGGCGCAATTGGTTCGCATGGCAGGCGGATTCACGCGTGGTGCGTTACTCACCTCGGCCGATCTTTCGAGTTACACCGTGGTGGGAGCGACACGCGTTCGGGACGAACAGACTACCTTGCGCATTGGGGACGCTGTCCTTCGCAGTGATCTCGAAGCGGATGTTGCCTTGAAACCGGGAGACACACTGAATGTCCATCGTCTCACTGGTTGGGACGATATCGGCGCTTCGATCGAAGTGGTGGGCGAGGTGGCACATCCTGGTCACTATGGCTTCCGGCAGGGCGAACATCTCAGTTCGATTCTGAAGCGCGCCGGGGGCTTTCTGGAGACGAGCTACTCCGACGGTGCTGTGATGACGAGACCGGATGTAAAGGTCTTGGAAGAAAAGAGCAGGCAGGAGTTGATCCGGCAAATTGAAACAAGCGCCTCTGCTGCGCGTACATCGTCCACTGTGACGCCCGCCGATGGTGCAGCGCAACTTCAGTTGGTGCAGGCGCAGCAGGACCAGATCGTAGCGAGCCTTAAGAACCAGCCTGCGAGCGGACGTCTCGTGTTGCACATCAGCAACAACATCACCGAGTGGGAAAATACGCCCGCCGATATTGAGGTGCGCAAGGACGACAAATTAATGATTCCCAAGCGTCCTGGCTTTGTCTTGATAAGTGGGCAGGTCTACAACGCGTCCGCCATAGCCTTCACTCCAGGCAAGAGTGCGGATTGGTATTTGCACAAAGCAGGTGGCACGACCCAGGTAGCCAATAGGAAAGAGATCTTTGTCATTCGCGCCAACGGCTCAGTTGTGGGCCGTACCAGCGGCGGCGGACTATTTCATGACGATGTACTCGCAACGAAGCTCACCCCGGGTGATGTGGTTGTAGTTCCGCAGAAGATTATCGGAGCCTCGCTGTTCTGGCGCAATTTGCTAACGGTGGCGCAGATTTCCGCTTCCATTGCATTCACGGCAGCAGTGGCAGGTGTGCTGTGA
- a CDS encoding cytochrome c produces the protein MRTLALATMALLASTAVAQTSTQTKTPTQTAVHKAPKVNEGQRVFEQNCSRCHNPPDGFSPRISSTVVRHMRVRANLSEEDAKALMKFFHP, from the coding sequence ATGAGAACACTTGCGCTCGCAACAATGGCACTATTGGCTTCCACCGCGGTTGCTCAGACTTCTACGCAGACCAAAACACCCACGCAGACCGCAGTTCATAAAGCTCCGAAGGTCAATGAAGGCCAGCGCGTCTTCGAGCAGAATTGCTCGCGCTGCCACAATCCTCCGGATGGGTTCTCGCCTCGTATCTCAAGCACAGTTGTTCGGCACATGCGGGTACGCGCAAACCTCAGCGAGGAAGACGCAAAAGCATTGATGAAGTTCTTTCATCCCTGA